The Saprospiraceae bacterium genomic interval GCAACAATTGCATTCGCGAGTTTAGCTTTTTTGTACCCTCAACAGTGGGTACCCAGGAGAGGATATTACTGAAACCACAGATATGGTTCCGATCAAATTCGATAGAAGTGGTTTGGGAAGACCACATAATCGCTGATCTGAAGATTTTGGACATGCAAGGCAGGTCGATCCTTTCCAGTCAACCCAAGTCAAATAGCTGCCAAATGAAAATCGATATCCTCGCTCATGGGGTATATGTTCTTCAATTGTCGGATAAATCGGGAAACAGCGTTGTGAGCTTATTTGTCAAGTAGTTTGGGAGGTATTTCAGCTTATAATTATCTTTGCCCCGCTTTGGCAAGGTAATAAGCGATACCAAGTGCCCCAAAATCGGCTGATATTTATTGTAAATTAATGATTATCAGCTTAATATATGCAATTTTCCTTGTCCATTCCCGATCGTAAACTGAATGCAGTCGATGATTAAAGATTCAGGTCCCGTAGCTCAGCTGGATAGAGCAACTGCCTTCTAAGCAGTCGGTCACACGTTCGAATCGTGTCGGGATCACAAAAGCCGAAAGTTTTAAAGCTTTAAGGTAAGATGGTATAAAGTCCTAAGGCTAAAGCTTTAAAATTAAGAGTAAAAGAAAGATAAATGGCATTGGTAGCAGTTAGTCCAATTGCGATAAATGCAAAATGATCATATTAAAATGGCTGCTATTGTTGCGCTAAGCCCGTCTGTCATCATAAAAATGTTTACAAATGAAATTATTTAAATATTTCAGTATCTGTTTTTTAGGACTGTTTTTTCTATCCTTCATAATGAATTCATTGCAGGCTCAAGCCTATACCAAGGGTAGACTAAAAATGGAAGTTGAAAAAATAATTTTAAATGGGGAAGAAGCACCGGTCGATATGGGAGCTCATTTGGGAGATATAAGTCTGCAGATTTTTTCAGATGGCAATAAACAAAAAACATCCATGTCCATGATGATGATGAAAACGGAGACCTTTTACGATCCGGCTCTCGACAGCGTTAAGATGTATATGGACTTAATGGGTAAAAAATATCTGGTTGCGGATTCCAGATCATCAATCAATCAAAATAACAAGCAAAAAGGTATTGAGGATAAACTAGAGATCAAAGAGATGCGCGAAGACACCAAGGAAATTCTCGGATACAAATGTTACCGGGTAGATGTAAAAATGAAGGCTCCCGGGGAAGGAGCTTCATTGGAAGTGGATGCGGATCTCGATCTTAAATTATACGTTACTGAGCAATTAAAGTTTGATGCGTCGTATATAACCAATGGCAAGCAAAGCATTAATTTAAAAGGGACACCTTTGGAGTACAATATGAAAATGGGCAGCGGGAATTTTGCTATGGAAATGATCATGGTTGCCAAAGAATTTAGCAAGGAAATCAGCGAGAAAGACTTTGAAGTACCTCAGGGGAATTATAAAATTTACACTTCAGAAACATTTCAAAAGGAAATGTCGCAGATGAAGGGAAGGTAACTTTAGTTTTTAGTGCAGAGTGCAACAAGAGGTTCAAGCAAAAAGCTTAAAGCAAAAAGCTTAAAGCAAAAAGCTTAAAGCAAAAAGCTTAAAGCAAAAAGCTTAAAGCAAAAAGTCTAAAAGCCAAAAAGCCAAAAAGCCAAAAAGTCTAAAAGCCAAAAAGTCTAAAAGCCAAAAAGTCTAAAAGCCTAAAAACCTAAAAGCCCCAATGAGCTGAAAGCTCAAATTAAGTGTCCAAGTGATATTTATCTTTGATGGCATCGGTTGCTTCTTTCGATACCGAAGTTTTGAGAACTTTAATAAACGATTTTGAGTCGAGCTGCATTTCGACCACTAAATCTTCAATCTTTGTTATTTTTCCAATAATGCCCGATTGAGTAACTACCTGATCTCCTTTTTTGATTTCTGTAAGAAACTTATTTTGAGCTTTTTGTTGTCTGGATCTCGGGAGTATAAAAAATACATACATGATCCCAAACAAAATGATATACAGAATTAATACGCTCATGATAGAATATTGCGGTTTATTTGATTAATTGCAGCAAATTTAGTGAAAGCAACTGAATATTTACCTGAGCTGCTCATTCCTTGCGTGAATATTTGCGCTTACGCGAATAGTAAGTTTTGGAGGAAAACCATTTCCAGACACGATCAATTCTTTTTCGTCGTAGGCAATTTTCGATGCGGTCACGTATGTAAGGTTAATCCAGCCAGTATCGTTTGGCGCAAGCTTGAAATTCTTCATATCAGCAGAAATACAAGGGCATAATGGAGTTAATTCGGTAACGGTCAAAGTATCGGTGCCTGGATTGGAGATCATAAATGAATGACGCAAGGTATCGCCACGCAGGACATCCCCAAAATTTTTTTCAAGGACAGGAATGTTCATTTTGGCTTTTCCCATTGAATTTCCATGAACTGCAGTTGATTGAACAAGCGGAGAAGATTCGGTTTTGCCAGATTCTGAGTTATTTTTACAACCGACAATAAGCAATAAGAGGAATAAAATTATTTGGTTTCGCTGAAGAGTATTCATATTCAAAATTAAATAATTTCTAAAATTTTGAAACTATTAAAATCAATTTGCATTCTGGGTATGCCTGCAGCAGGCAAAACAAGCTTTGGAAGGATGTTGGCGACGCATCTGAATTTGCCATGGACCGATCTTGATTGCGATTTGGAACTTAGAACTGGCCTGCCCATAGGAAAAATATGGGATTTGCACGGGGAGGCATTATTTAGAGCGTGGGAAAGGTTTTTATTGTTGGAAATATTATCAAATGGCCCGAAAATCGTCAGTCTTGGTGGGGGAACCGCAGCATGTATGGATGGGATGTATTTAATAAGAGAGTTTTCATACTCCATTTGGCTCCACACGGATGCCTCTTTGCTCGAGCAAAGACTTGGTCAGATCAACAGACCTGTTTTTCTAAAAAGCGCAAATTCTGTTTACGATCAATTAGTCAGGCTTCAGGAAATGCGTAATCCCTATTTCAAAAGAGCGGACCTCACTATTGAAGTTTCAAGTAATGAACCAATTGACCTAAATTATGTTACAAATATTTGCCTCAAACAGGGCATTTTAAGCGAATAAGAAAATATGATCTATAACACCATCATCATTGGGTCTGGCCCCGCCGGTTATACCGCAGCGATCTATGCTGCGCGTGCAAATATGAAACCCGTGTTATTTACAGGAATTGAACCTGGCGGGCAACTGATGATTACCACAGAAGTCGAAAATTACCCTGGATACCCTCAGGGAGTGCAAGGGCCTAAAATGATGGATGATTTTCTCAATCAGGCATTGCGGTTTCAAACAGAAGTCAAATACGAAGTCATCGAGAAAGTAGATTTGACTGGTCCCGTACATAAAATCTGGACGGAAAGCGGCGAAGAGTTTCAGGCACATACCATCATCGTATCTACTGGTGCAAGTGCCAAATGGTTGGGAATTGATTCTGAACGTCGATTGATGAACAAGGGCGTTTCTGCTTGCGCAGTTTGCGATGGTTTCTTTTTTAAAGGACAAATCGTGTCCATCGTAGGTGGCGGAGATACGGCCGCTGAAGAAGCTTCCTATTTGTCCAAATTATGCCCGGAAGTTCATTTGTTGGTGCGCAAGGATGCAATGAGAGCTTCCAAAATTATGCAGGAAAGGGTCCTGAATAATCCCGTAATAAAAGTTCATTGGAATTCAGAAATTGATGAGATCCTTGGTGCCGAGGAAGTCGAAGGGATACGTATTCGGAATAACCAAAATGGAGAATTGTCACAGCTCGACGTAAAAGCCGTATTTGTTGCTATTGGTCACAGTCCGAATTCTAAGCCTTTTGAAGGTTGGCTAAATATGGATGACCAACTTTACATCAAGACGACGCCGGGCAGTTCAAAAACCAACATACCAGGTGTCTTTGCCTGCGGAGATGTACAAGACAGGATTTACAGACAGGCGGTTACCGCTGCGGGTTCAGGATGTATGGCTGCATTGGATGCTGAACGATATCTTGCCGAGCATGGCCTGATCTGATTTTCTTACTGAATAATGACGGTTCGCAACATTCCGGCGATTAAATTTCGTTCGTTGATGATGTGTTGATGCGATTTGAGTTCGATCTCCAATTCCTCTTCACTTAATTCGTTGGATTTGAATTTTGATTCGAAGTCAGAAATTGCTTTGTTGTATTTCTTGAGTTTAAATCTCAATATGGATTGATGAACATCGGCATAAAAATTCTGATCCGGTTCGTTTTGTGTATGCAGGTAAATGCCCAATTTATCCGACCAGTTAGAACTGTATTCGTATTTGTTGATTGAAAAATCAAGTGCCAATTCTGCAATAAGCTTGTTGGAATGACTCAAAAAATAATTGATATCGGGAAGTTGACCTTCGCTGATCTGAGATGAAATATCGAGTATGAATTGTTTGTAAAATTCATTTTCAAAATAGGGGAGGGTATCTGCAATATTGCTGATGATGTAACTTGCATAGGAGATCCCTTCCTGTTCATTGTACCAAAGATGTCCGTATAATATTAAAACTCTGCAAATATCTTTTTCCTGAAATTCATCCAGGCCCAGTACACTTGTCATTTGCTTTCCGGGCTGAGTGAGGGTATCGGATTGCTCTTTTAATATTTGTTCGTCATGATCCAGGGCTTTCCGCTTTTCCTGTATGGCTCTTTGTTTTTTTAAATCATTGAGAAATTTATTGCAAACTTCAATCAGGCTTTGTTCGTCAACTTTGGTGATCGACGAAGTTTCTTTTATATAAATAGATCTTCTGATGGGGTCGGGTATGATGGAAATGCTGCGCACAATATCCTGAATGACTATGGATTTTTTCACAGGATCATTCTGAATTCCCTGCAACTGACTGTTTAGCTTAAACAATATAAAATCTAATGCGTGTTCGGTCAAAAGATTTTCAAAAGCAGTGGTCCCCTTTTTTTGAATGAAACTATCGGGATCATCGTTGTCGGGAATTACGGCGATCCTGACATTCAGATTTTCCTGAAGTATTAAATCGACACCTCTTGTTGCCGCTTTGATTCCTGCAGCGTCTCCGTCATATAAGATTAAAACATTGGGTGTGATTCTTTTGATGGCCTGTATTTGCTCTTCGGTAAGAGAAGTGCCTGAAGAAGCAACGACATTTTCTATACCTGCCTGATGCAATGATATCACATCGGTGTAGCCTTCGACCAGAATGCATTGGTTTTTATCCCGGATGCTCTTCTTTGCAAGATGTAAACCGTATAAAGTTTTACTTTTCTGATATAATTCTGTTTCAGGGGAGTTGATATATTTGGCAATTTTTGCTTCGCTGCTTAAAATGCGTCCTGCAAAAGCAATGGGTTTCCCGGTGGAATTATGAATCGGGAACATCAACCGGTTGCGAAAAAAGTCTTTGTGATAAGGCGTAACAAGACCAAGCTTTTGTAAAAATTCTTCTTTGAACCCATTTTGATTAGCTTCATTCAACAAGGCATCGTTTGCATCCAGCGCAAATCCCAATTCGAATTTTTCAATGGTTGATTCATTATACCCACGTTGTTTCAAATAACCGAGTGCAACAGCCCTCCCCACAGGATCCTTCCATAAGTTGGATTTAAAATGCTCAAGAGCAAATTGATTGAGGATGTGTAAACTTTCGAGTTCTTTGTTTTCTGTGGAATAATCATCCGGCCTGTGGGTTTCTTCGAGTTGGATCTGATATTTTTTCGCAAGCTGACGGATAGCTTCCGGGAATGTCAGTTGTTCGGCTTCCATGATAAACTGCACCGGATGTCCTCCTTTGCCGCAGCCAAAACATTTATAGATATTTTTAGAAGGCGATACATAGAATGAAGGGGTCTTCTCTTTATGGAATGGACAGAGGCCAATTAAATTGGAACCTCTTGGCTTGAGGTCTACATAATCCCTGACGATGTCGTCGATTCTTGAAGATTCGATGACCGAGTCGATGGATTTACGCGATATCATAATTTAAAATGGGAATATGAAGTAGTAAACGTTTAATTACCTGAAAAGATCATTGCTCATTTAAGCCGAGAACATCCTGCATTGAAAAAACTCCTTTTTTATGAAGGATCCATTCCGCAGCCAGGACTGCCCCTTTTGCAAATCCATCGCGGCTGAATGCTTCGTGTTTTATTTCAATTTCGTCTATTGATGAAGTATACCGGATAAAATGAGTGCCAATAACTTCCGATTCGCGAACTGACTCAATGGGTATTACTTCGGACTGGATTGCTGGTTCGAGTTTCCAGTCTTCCAATCTTGGATTGATATGAAGAATATCATTTGCCAAACTGATCGCAGTGCCACTTGGAGCATCCAGTTTGTGTATGTGGTGAATTTCTTTCATTTTACAACGGTATTCAGGATGGGAAGCCATTAAAGCTGCCAGTTTTTTATTGAGATTGAAAAAAAGTTGCACCCCAACGCTGAAATTTGAAGAATAGACCAATGCACCAGATTTTTCTTTCACCAGAGCATTTATTTGGGTCCAATGCTCGAGCCAGCCTGTCGTGCCACAAACTACCGGAATCTGCTGCGCAATGCAAGCTTTAAGGTGTTCGACTGCTGATTCCGGTCTGCTGAATTCAATAGCAACATCGGAATGAGAAAGTGCCGTATTGAGCTGATCCCTGGCTTGCTGGTTTATTCGTCCGGAAATCTCATGCCCCAGATCTAAAGCTATTTTCTCAATGGCTTTGCCCATTTTACCATATCCGATGAGACAAATTTTCACAAATAATTGATTATAAGGTAATTATAATTTTAAAAAATCTACAGACTTCAAATTTAACAGATAATGTTAAAATAATAGGGATAGGTCAATGAATATGCTATATTTTTGCTTTGCAACTTTTTCGGATGAAAGGGGATAAATTTAGTTATAATGGGTTGGTTTAAACGACTCAAGGAAGGGATATCCACTGCTACCAAAGGAAAAAAAGAGACACCCGATGGCATTTGGTTTAAATGTCCGGAATGTTCGGAAATGACAACTACAAAGTTGCTTAAGGACTCTCTTTACAAATGCCCAAAATGCAACTACCATACGAGGATCAGTTCTGATCAGTATTTTGACATCATTTACGATGGCGATTATATCGAATTGTTTGATAATCTGGAATCTTTAGATTTCCTGAATTTTACTGATTTGCAATCCTACGGCAAACGTCTGGAAGAAGCAAAAAAGAAGTCAGGTTTTCGAGACAGTATTTCAGTTGCCGTTGGTAAAATAAACAAAAGGGAGTTAGTGACGACAGCCATGGATTTTACTTTTATCGGTGGATCGATGGGTTCGGTCATGGGAGAAAAAATCAGCCGGGCCATTGATTTCTGTATAGAACACAAGGTTCCCCTGTTGATCATTTCAAAATCGGGAGGAGCCCGAATGATGGAATCGGCATTTTCTTTAATGCAGATGGCTAAAACCTCGGCTAAGTTGACATTGCTTGCCAAAAATAAGATTCCTTATTATTCATTCCTTACAGATCCTACGACGGGGGGTGTAACGGCTTCTTTTGCCATGCTGGGCGATATTAATTTTTCCGAACCCAACGCTTTGATCGGTTTTGCCGGGCCACGCGTTGTAAAAGAAACCATTAAAAGGGATCTTCCGGAAGGATTTCAGAGGTCTGAATTTTTGCTGGAGAATGGGTTTCTTGATTTTATCGTAGATCGTAAAGATTTAAAGAACACTTTATCAGATCTCATCGAGATTATGTACCCCGCTGCGGTTGAAGATTGATGATTTTTTTCTCTATGGCCCCTGGATTTCTTCGGCGATCATAAATTCTGTAGGCTTAACTGCAAACCTTTCCAATAAGGCATCAAAATAATTTTCACCCCATTGAAAATAATATGGTAAAAAATTGAAATGCCGCTCCTGGGGTTTGTCTTCCGGAAACAAACTATCTTTTATTTTACTTATCAATTGGATTTCGTGATCCAATTTGGATTTCTGGTGCTTTCGTATTTTTTGTCCGATATGCTCAAGCGATTTTGAAATTTTTTGTGCTTCTGCTGTGATGCTCGCCTGAGTGGGTGCGTCCAGATCTTTAATCTGGTTTTTTAATTGGCTTAATTGTTCTTCTATATGGGCAAATAATGTTTCCTGCACCGGCGATTCTTCCTGGTGTCTGTTTAATAAAATGGATTCAAGTGCGTTTTTGGATTTAAAAAAATCGGAATTCTCAAAACCCGATTTGCTAATTTTAGCTGAAATAGATACATCAATATACCACAATGAATGTCTTCTGATCAATGCAGGGAATGGGATTTTCAAGGCCTGAAATGCACTGTATAACTGAAGCCAGTAATTTATTTCAGCAGCGCCGCCAATAAACGCTACATTCGGAAATAGCAATTCCTGATAAACCGGACGCAACATGACGTTGGGACTAAAATGTTCCGGATGCTGTTGAGCTTCGTTATAAATACTTTCTGCATCCCATTTCAAATCTGCATCGACAAGTTCAAAATGATTGGAGTCAATTTTTACAATTCTTTTTCTTCCCGTCGGGTGGTGATAAAATAAATTAATCTCTCTCGGATGGACTTGCAACGAATATCCATTTTTCAAAATGTCTTCGCAACTTTTCTTGCAGGTATTATAAATAAATTCTTCGCGCAGCTCTTTCAATAAAACTTCTGTCCATAAGGTTTTGGCTTGGGCATCGTCCGGATGAAAATAGATCAATCCATATTTTCCAAAGAGCATTTCGACAAAACTTTTGAAATACGTAGAGTAGGAATCTGCGTTTTCGGCTAGTTGTATCTGTCGATCCATAAACTCCCGGGCGAATGCATTGGCTTTGAATATTTCCTTGATTTCGTTAAATACCGTAATTAAATTGTGAACAGGTAGCCGTCCAACTGCCGATCCATATTGTTCATTCCAGACTATTTTTTTTGAAAAAATGTGAAGATGATTGATTTCTTCAAAATCATGGTCTTCGTTCCCTGCAAAATATACAGGGACAAAATTGTATTGAGGATATTGATTATTCAGGCGTTTGCACGTAGCGATTGTAGAAATAATTTTATAAACCCAATATAGGGGTCCGCCGAGTAAACTCGGTTGATGTGCGCAAACAACGGTGAAGCAATTGGAATGGAGGAGGGCTTCGATGTTCTTTTGTGTGGGTTCTGAGCATGTAAAATCCCGATATTGGTTTCTTAGTATTTCTACGAGTTTTTCCCTGCTTTTAAAATTTTTCCTTTCGCGTATGGCTCTTTCAAGTTGTTCGGTATCAGATATTGAATCGGTAAGGGGCAACCATATTTCCCGTTGAGTAAGATAGCTCAAATCAAATTTACTCAGTCCCGAAGTTTGTCCCGGGAGAATTTCCTGAAAAGAAAGTTTTAAATTATTCATGAGTGCACGGCAAAGGTATCTACTTTTACATTTTAAAGTAGAGCTATTGTGTTGCGTTACCTGCTAAATAAAGTGGCGATCTTTTTTATTTCTGTTTTTGCAGTCGTAGCAACCATTAGTTTTATTGTGTATCAGGCTCCTGTAGATCCGGCAAGCCTGCAATTTGGGCAGCGAACAGACCCTGAGGCTCTGGCTAAACTACGAGCTGATTATTTTCTTGATCGTCCTTTCGTTGTGCAAGTTGGCAAATATCTTGAGGATTTAAGCCCCTTGCAATTAATTCACGGAGAGGATAGCAGAAAGCTGGCATATAATTCAGTTACATTTTTCTCAATTGGTAAATACGAATTTATCGCAAAGTGGCCATATCTGCGAAAGTCCTATGTGAGTGGTGATCCTGTTTCTGATTTAATTCAGGAAGCGTTTCCATCGACCTTGGTTTTGGGGCTGGCTTCCATGTTATTTGCATTTATATTTGGTCTGCTGTTTGGAATTATTGCCGCTTTGAACCGAGATCGGTTTATAGATCAGTTCATTTTAAGTATGACGACATTGTTCTATAGTGTTCCCAGTTATATTTCTGCAATCTTGTGCGCAATTTTATTTGGATATTACCTGAGAGAGGAAACAGGACTTCCTATACAAGGCTCTATATATGGTCTTGACGATTTTGGAAATGAAATAACAGATTGGAGTAAGTTGGTTTTACCTGCCTTGGCTTTGGGGATCCGGCCCGTGGCGATGATCTGTCAAATGACGAGAGCTTCTCTCATTGACGCCATGAACGAGCCTTTTGCTTTAACAGCGAAGGCATATGGAATCAGAAAACCAACATTGCTTTTCAGGCAGGTGTTTCCCAATGCCTGGAATCCGATCATCACCACCTTAAGTGGCTGGCTGGCATCTTTGCTTACAGGAGCTTTTTTTGTGGAATATGTGTTTAATTTTCGGGGACTTGGCGACCTCACTATTCAAAGTCTGAGTCAGTTTGATGTTCCCGTTGTTTTGGGTTGTTGTGTTGTGACGGTCACCGTGTTTATCCTGATTAATTTGTTTGTCGATTTGCTGTATGCGCTCTCAGATCCGCGAATTAAAATTTAAAACTCACAGTACCCATCAGACGGGAAGCCTTGTTGTCAAATTGAAGTTTTTGCCCAAAAAACGTTACGTGATCTCCGTACTTGCTAAAATTACCTTCGTGTCTGATGTCGATTCCGATAAATGAAATATCAAATCCAATTCCAGCCTGATACCCAAATGTCGCCGCATTAAATTTATCGTCGTATCCATCCACATCGAATAATTCAGATGAGTTATTGATAAAAAAATGAGCTACAGGACCGGCATACAACCTGATCAAACCCGCTTTAAAACCGAATATCACCGGCAAATCCAGGTATTGATATTTCTCTGATTTGATGGAATCAATAGTATTGGGGACATTGAAATCCTTTACTTTAAAATTTGCTTTGTTGGAGTTAAACTGTAATTCCGGTTGAATGTAAAAATAGTTGAATTTTAACCGGAGGCCAACTCCAAAGTGGTATCCATAACTGGCTTTATCCAAATTGAATTGAAATGAGTCCAGAGTATTTTTATTGGTTATAATAAAGTCTGAGGCTTTTACATCCACACTATGCAATCCTCCGAAAACTAAAAGATTGAGCTGAGAATAGGATATGCTTGCCAGCGCTAACAGGTAAATGCTTATGCAATACTTTTTCACTTTGAATCGAGTTTATTACAAATATACGTTTTATTTAATAAGTTATTTTTTTCAAATTCCCTATTTAGGATATTCTTAACGACCTTTGCAAATCTAAATTGCAGTATGGAAGTCGAGTTTGTGGGTGCGTTTCCTGTGTATTCCAAAATTCCGGAAGGGAATTTGCCTGAGATTGCTTTCTGGGGCAGATCAAATGTTGGAAAGAGCAGTCTGATCAATTTAATATGCCAGCGCAAAAATCTGGCAAAAGTATCCGGTATTCCGGGTAAAACCCAGTCCTTCGTGCAATATAAGGTAAATGATCAATGGATGCTCATGGACCTTCCAGGTTATGGTTATGCCAGAG includes:
- the yajC gene encoding preprotein translocase subunit YajC, whose protein sequence is MSVLILYIILFGIMYVFFILPRSRQQKAQNKFLTEIKKGDQVVTQSGIIGKITKIEDLVVEMQLDSKSFIKVLKTSVSKEATDAIKDKYHLDT
- a CDS encoding DUF1573 domain-containing protein, with protein sequence MNTLQRNQIILFLLLLIVGCKNNSESGKTESSPLVQSTAVHGNSMGKAKMNIPVLEKNFGDVLRGDTLRHSFMISNPGTDTLTVTELTPLCPCISADMKNFKLAPNDTGWINLTYVTASKIAYDEKELIVSGNGFPPKLTIRVSANIHARNEQLR
- the trxB gene encoding thioredoxin-disulfide reductase — its product is MIYNTIIIGSGPAGYTAAIYAARANMKPVLFTGIEPGGQLMITTEVENYPGYPQGVQGPKMMDDFLNQALRFQTEVKYEVIEKVDLTGPVHKIWTESGEEFQAHTIIVSTGASAKWLGIDSERRLMNKGVSACAVCDGFFFKGQIVSIVGGGDTAAEEASYLSKLCPEVHLLVRKDAMRASKIMQERVLNNPVIKVHWNSEIDEILGAEEVEGIRIRNNQNGELSQLDVKAVFVAIGHSPNSKPFEGWLNMDDQLYIKTTPGSSKTNIPGVFACGDVQDRIYRQAVTAAGSGCMAALDAERYLAEHGLI
- a CDS encoding DNA primase, coding for MISRKSIDSVIESSRIDDIVRDYVDLKPRGSNLIGLCPFHKEKTPSFYVSPSKNIYKCFGCGKGGHPVQFIMEAEQLTFPEAIRQLAKKYQIQLEETHRPDDYSTENKELESLHILNQFALEHFKSNLWKDPVGRAVALGYLKQRGYNESTIEKFELGFALDANDALLNEANQNGFKEEFLQKLGLVTPYHKDFFRNRLMFPIHNSTGKPIAFAGRILSSEAKIAKYINSPETELYQKSKTLYGLHLAKKSIRDKNQCILVEGYTDVISLHQAGIENVVASSGTSLTEEQIQAIKRITPNVLILYDGDAAGIKAATRGVDLILQENLNVRIAVIPDNDDPDSFIQKKGTTAFENLLTEHALDFILFKLNSQLQGIQNDPVKKSIVIQDIVRSISIIPDPIRRSIYIKETSSITKVDEQSLIEVCNKFLNDLKKQRAIQEKRKALDHDEQILKEQSDTLTQPGKQMTSVLGLDEFQEKDICRVLILYGHLWYNEQEGISYASYIISNIADTLPYFENEFYKQFILDISSQISEGQLPDINYFLSHSNKLIAELALDFSINKYEYSSNWSDKLGIYLHTQNEPDQNFYADVHQSILRFKLKKYNKAISDFESKFKSNELSEEELEIELKSHQHIINERNLIAGMLRTVIIQ
- the dapB gene encoding 4-hydroxy-tetrahydrodipicolinate reductase, which encodes MKICLIGYGKMGKAIEKIALDLGHEISGRINQQARDQLNTALSHSDVAIEFSRPESAVEHLKACIAQQIPVVCGTTGWLEHWTQINALVKEKSGALVYSSNFSVGVQLFFNLNKKLAALMASHPEYRCKMKEIHHIHKLDAPSGTAISLANDILHINPRLEDWKLEPAIQSEVIPIESVRESEVIGTHFIRYTSSIDEIEIKHEAFSRDGFAKGAVLAAEWILHKKGVFSMQDVLGLNEQ
- a CDS encoding acetyl-CoA carboxylase carboxyltransferase subunit beta produces the protein MGWFKRLKEGISTATKGKKETPDGIWFKCPECSEMTTTKLLKDSLYKCPKCNYHTRISSDQYFDIIYDGDYIELFDNLESLDFLNFTDLQSYGKRLEEAKKKSGFRDSISVAVGKINKRELVTTAMDFTFIGGSMGSVMGEKISRAIDFCIEHKVPLLIISKSGGARMMESAFSLMQMAKTSAKLTLLAKNKIPYYSFLTDPTTGGVTASFAMLGDINFSEPNALIGFAGPRVVKETIKRDLPEGFQRSEFLLENGFLDFIVDRKDLKNTLSDLIEIMYPAAVED
- the bshC gene encoding bacillithiol biosynthesis cysteine-adding enzyme BshC, which codes for MNNLKLSFQEILPGQTSGLSKFDLSYLTQREIWLPLTDSISDTEQLERAIRERKNFKSREKLVEILRNQYRDFTCSEPTQKNIEALLHSNCFTVVCAHQPSLLGGPLYWVYKIISTIATCKRLNNQYPQYNFVPVYFAGNEDHDFEEINHLHIFSKKIVWNEQYGSAVGRLPVHNLITVFNEIKEIFKANAFAREFMDRQIQLAENADSYSTYFKSFVEMLFGKYGLIYFHPDDAQAKTLWTEVLLKELREEFIYNTCKKSCEDILKNGYSLQVHPREINLFYHHPTGRKRIVKIDSNHFELVDADLKWDAESIYNEAQQHPEHFSPNVMLRPVYQELLFPNVAFIGGAAEINYWLQLYSAFQALKIPFPALIRRHSLWYIDVSISAKISKSGFENSDFFKSKNALESILLNRHQEESPVQETLFAHIEEQLSQLKNQIKDLDAPTQASITAEAQKISKSLEHIGQKIRKHQKSKLDHEIQLISKIKDSLFPEDKPQERHFNFLPYYFQWGENYFDALLERFAVKPTEFMIAEEIQGP
- a CDS encoding ABC transporter permease; protein product: MLRYLLNKVAIFFISVFAVVATISFIVYQAPVDPASLQFGQRTDPEALAKLRADYFLDRPFVVQVGKYLEDLSPLQLIHGEDSRKLAYNSVTFFSIGKYEFIAKWPYLRKSYVSGDPVSDLIQEAFPSTLVLGLASMLFAFIFGLLFGIIAALNRDRFIDQFILSMTTLFYSVPSYISAILCAILFGYYLREETGLPIQGSIYGLDDFGNEITDWSKLVLPALALGIRPVAMICQMTRASLIDAMNEPFALTAKAYGIRKPTLLFRQVFPNAWNPIITTLSGWLASLLTGAFFVEYVFNFRGLGDLTIQSLSQFDVPVVLGCCVVTVTVFILINLFVDLLYALSDPRIKI
- a CDS encoding outer membrane beta-barrel protein; protein product: MKKYCISIYLLALASISYSQLNLLVFGGLHSVDVKASDFIITNKNTLDSFQFNLDKASYGYHFGVGLRLKFNYFYIQPELQFNSNKANFKVKDFNVPNTIDSIKSEKYQYLDLPVIFGFKAGLIRLYAGPVAHFFINNSSELFDVDGYDDKFNAATFGYQAGIGFDISFIGIDIRHEGNFSKYGDHVTFFGQKLQFDNKASRLMGTVSFKF